The following are encoded together in the Verrucomicrobiota bacterium genome:
- a CDS encoding DUF4340 domain-containing protein, whose amino-acid sequence MAMATDKKLYIALGVLAVLGGAVFFQQRAEKREQATYTIEGHNAKLPDIKVSEADLKKIDKLTIDQPPGDAGKAESIVLTKQGEDDWKVTEPVDYKANASNVKSALDNLKTLEVKERISPSKDSYGRYELADDKALHVVAYKGKDKAVDLYLGQSGSRGQMARIGGRDGVYALGGFSRYLFARELKNWRDRAIFKFPEDKVTTVEVRNENVTLEFTREKSDGAADAGKDKAKWSGKSRKTGAGALATIKDFESDKVNDMLRAYKDLNAIEFGDDKPLGDVGLDKPAATVTFTLEDGAKRVLDIGATAEGSNRWARDASAPQVYTVTSYVADWGLAELKKFQSEKKKDSKPSDSPPPDMPGMPPDMPGMPPSMPDEE is encoded by the coding sequence ATGGCGATGGCGACCGACAAGAAACTGTACATTGCACTCGGCGTGCTTGCCGTCCTCGGCGGGGCCGTCTTCTTCCAGCAAAGGGCCGAGAAGCGCGAGCAGGCGACGTACACGATTGAGGGACACAACGCGAAGTTGCCCGATATCAAAGTGAGTGAGGCGGACCTCAAGAAGATCGACAAGCTCACGATCGATCAGCCCCCCGGCGACGCCGGCAAAGCCGAGAGCATCGTGCTCACCAAGCAGGGGGAAGACGATTGGAAGGTGACCGAGCCGGTCGACTACAAGGCGAATGCCTCCAACGTGAAGAGCGCGCTCGACAACCTCAAGACACTCGAGGTCAAGGAGCGCATCAGCCCATCCAAGGACAGCTATGGCCGCTACGAGCTAGCGGATGACAAGGCCCTGCACGTCGTCGCCTACAAGGGCAAGGACAAGGCCGTCGACCTCTACCTCGGCCAGAGCGGTTCGCGTGGGCAGATGGCGCGTATCGGTGGTCGGGACGGCGTGTACGCGCTCGGCGGGTTTTCGCGCTACCTGTTCGCTCGTGAGCTCAAGAACTGGCGAGATCGGGCGATCTTCAAGTTCCCGGAGGACAAGGTCACCACGGTCGAGGTGCGCAACGAAAACGTGACGCTGGAGTTCACGCGGGAGAAGTCCGATGGCGCCGCGGATGCCGGCAAAGACAAGGCCAAGTGGAGCGGCAAGTCGAGGAAGACCGGGGCTGGCGCACTCGCGACTATCAAGGACTTCGAATCGGACAAGGTCAACGACATGCTTCGCGCCTACAAAGACCTGAACGCCATCGAGTTTGGCGACGACAAGCCGCTCGGTGACGTGGGTCTGGACAAGCCAGCGGCCACGGTGACCTTCACGCTCGAGGACGGAGCCAAGCGGGTGCTCGACATCGGCGCCACGGCAGAGGGGTCCAATCGCTGGGCGCGCGACGCGAGTGCTCCTCAGGTCTATACCGTCACGAGCTACGTCGCCGACTGGGGGCTCGCCGAGCTGAAGAAGTTCCAGTCGGAGAAGAAGAAGGACTCGAAGCCCAGCGACTCGCCGCCGCCGGACATGCCGGGAATGCCGCCGGACATGCCGGGAATGCCGCCGAGTATGCCCGACGAGGAGTAG